The Drosophila sulfurigaster albostrigata strain 15112-1811.04 chromosome 3, ASM2355843v2, whole genome shotgun sequence genomic sequence ATGCCATATAGACTGTGGCTCCACGGCGAGCCAATTCCAGGACAGTCTCCTTGCCAATGCCGGTGTTCGAACCGGTTACAATCACAACCTTGCCGGTTTCATCAGTTTGTTTCTCGAACTTTCCACCTTGCATGTACTGCCTAATAAATTCAGTACGCatttaattagaattgaattataaatgaCTTTTTACTTTTCACTTTCCTGATAAAATAGGCAGCAACTCCTATCAAGGCTGGCCAAACAAAACACGAACACAGACAATCTGTTAAACAACACATTTTGGGACTTTTGTTGAGGTGTTGACTATTCCAAGTCCAAGTAAAGACTGTTCAAATACCAAGTAACGTTCTGCGTTTTATACCAATTTGTGAGGCAAGCGGCAACTGATAAAAGTTTATAGTCATGCTGACTATATTGGCACGCGTGGGAATTGGAAGAAGAAGCTGACAAAAAAGCATTGCTGCTTGAAATAGAGTAATCAATACATATTTAccaatacataattatatagaTACTTAACGCAGTACATTCTAGAACTTAATTGACTAAATATAGTAGCAGTATCAGTATTATACGGTTAACTGGAGTAACTTCTATTATACCTGCTATGATTAGCCTCAACGGCGCCACTCTTTATCTTATCGAGAGCGTAAAACGCTAATCTAAAAATAGAGAACAAGTTATCAAGTTATTATGGCTGTCGCTGTAGGTCAGTAGTATTCGTAAGATTATTCCCATTCATTAATTCAGATGTGTAAATGttgaatattcaatattatagtatattatagtatattcaatattatatatttatcaagttcgtatattatatatcaaatgtcatcaaatttaaacaaatgtatttatattgaatatctgcatataaataaataccttaacgaaataaatactatattaattataatatattattattaacatttagAACATATTCAATTAATGTTTCAATAGTTTATTAGTATCAGTTCATGTACAATATATGTTTGACAATATATAGATAACTTATTCAGTGCTTTCCTGAATTAAATCTGAAATTCTTTTAAGAAAACTATGAAGCAACTAATACAGATTAGGTGCTTTAGTCCATTTCTCGCTCTCCTCCAAAAGAAATTTGGCAGTATTCGCATCTATAGCAGCGGGTGCCACCTGCTTCGGTTTGCAATCACTAAAGTACAGTCCAAATACGCCATTTAAATCAGGATCCAGAGCAGCATACAAAGTGGTTTGGTTGCCAGATTAGTGGGAATCAGAGAACGGCACGGGTATACACACTCAACGGGTGCACCCGTTACTCATGTGCCTTTTCGGTAGCCTTACACTCGCGAGTGCGACATTACATTACATTCCCACTGGGAATGTAAGAACCTTCGTCATTTGATGCtcaaatttgttggcattatttCGCTGAATTTTGAATTCTGAAAAATTTCGTCGGTATAAGCGGTTAGTCGCTAAAAGCGGAGACGTATTTAGCGGAAGCCCTTTCATATAagtttgtatggggaccaacCAAGCCATCGTCGCAATAACCGGTCGGACACTATAAGCGGAGTCtttataaccggattctactgtatatatatgataCTTTTGGGTGCACTCAAACCAATTGTCGAAGCACTTTTTCCGCTCTGATTGAGGCACCTCCAAAACATGGTTTTTGAACGCTTTAACAGCCTATTCTTACATCGAATATCGATGACCACGCCTTTTTTCCATGATGTGCGGGAATAAAAAGAAGTCATTGGGTGCTACGTCAGGGCTGTACGGCGGATGACCCATAAGTTCCACGTTTTGACCGGATTTGAGCTGGTGTGTGAGAGTTCGTGTTATCATGGTGCAGAATAATCCATCTTTTCTTGTTCGTTTTTCGAATTTATACAAGGACTTCAGGCTAACAAATTGTGGTGTACCACTCAGAATTGACCGTCCTACATTGCTCAAGCGAAACAGTCGCCACATGACCAGATTTACTTAAGTGAAATTTCGAAGTGCTTCTTCCACGAACAACTTTCGTTGGATTTGGCTCGTCTTCAAAGACCTACACAGTctattgctgttttttttcggGCTTATAAGCATATGTTAGATCCATAATTCGTCACCTGTGACGAACTTATAAATGTCTTTCAAAGCACTGCgaatgtattttttcaaaatttctttgaacCAATCCACACAAGCCTTTTTTTGAGCAATTGTCAAATTGTGAGGGACCGAACGTGAACAAACCTTTTTTACGACCAGGTGTTCATGCAATATCGAATGTATTCTGGTGGAAGAAATGTCAAAGGATGCCTCTATCTCACGATATGTCACATGACGATGTTGCATTATCAGTTCACCCACGGCATCAATGTTTTCTGGCACAACGTCTGTTTTTGGGCGACCGTCACGACCTTCGTCTTCGAAAGAGCATCGGAATCCGTTAAACCAGTTTTTCCCAGGGCTATAGGATCGCCTTCATCGCCTTACAAAGATTTAAGTTCATCGATGCACTCTTGTAGTAATAATCTAAGTCGAAAGAtgtgaaaaattattgctcgAAAATGTTCACgagttaattcaatttttctgCCGAGGtaagtttttgattaatcGCTTATCGATATTAAACATGGTCACACATGGTAAAGTTGTATGGAgcttttatcgataaaagtCCAAATTTTTTTGAGAATTAGTCAATTGGTCCTAATATGTCTACATGTGACCTAGGCCAGAAACTTAAATAGCACCCCTCGTATAACTAGAGATGCACCTGAACACCGATGACGCCTCTGCCGAGCACATTTAGTTTACAGTCTTAAAATTAGACAAAGGTTTTGTTATACGACTTTCACATAATATTGGTAAAGCAAATTATCAATTTGCGGATTCTATTGTTAGGTTATTTCCATTCATAGATTATCATGAGTAATTTCTTAAACTTTATTCTTGCATTTTTTATCAGCTTTTATCCACAAATTAAGTCTCACGAACTATGGCAcataatgaaaattttaaaaattgtgttttggtatatataagaaataaatacatttatttaaataatatgtcAACGTTTTTAGAACAGTTTCTAAAAAAATAAGACAGTTATATTGCTCTATTTGGCTTTGGTCCACTTCTCGCTCTCCTCCCACAATCGCTTGGCGGAGTTCGCATCCTTCGCAGCAGCAGATACTTCCTTAGGCTTGCAGTCGCTGAAGTACAATCCAGTTACACCATTCAAATCAGGATCCAGAGCAGCATACAAAGTGGTTTGTGCGCCATTTTTGGCAGTCTTGAAGATCAGCCAGACTAATGGGCTCACCAAGAAACTGTAAGCAATGTATAATCAATAATTGCCTAATGATAGCCACTTAATGTAACTTACCGAAAAATGGggttattgaatattttgacaTGCCTACTCAGTTCTGTTTCAACAACACCAGGATGCAGAGCATTCACAGTCACATTAGTTCCTTCCAAGCGTTTGGCCAACTCCCTAGTAAAGAGTATGTTGGCCAATTTGCTCTGGCCGTAGGCCTTGCGTGGCGAGTAGGATTTCTCACTGTTCAAATCATCAAAGTTGATAGTTCCGTTAACGTGCGCCAAGGCAGAAACGTTCACAATGCGGCTAGGTAAAGATTTCTatggtaaaataaaaaaatgaaaaaacgcATATCATCatagttattaaataatttacctTTAGTAGATCGAGCAGCAAATTGGTTAGCAAAAAGTGACCCATATGGTTGACTCCCAGCTGCATTTCGAACCCTTCCTTCGTCAACATGTGGGGACAAAGCATTATTCCTGCATTGTTAATGAGAATATCcagtttgctttgctctttCTTGAACCTAACATAATATAAGATCATTGCCAATAACTGAAACCAATtcttattaattcaattttgactTACTCATCGACAAACTTGCGAACGGAATCCAGAGAAGCCAAGTCAAGTTCACGGAAGAAAATGTTCTGGTTCTTTGTTTCCCTAATAACCTCCAATCTAGCCTGTTCTGCTCTTGACTTATCCCGACATGCCATATAGACAGTGGCTCCACGGCGAGCCAATTCCAGGACAGTCTCCTTGCCAATGCCGGTGTTCGAACCGGTTACAATCACAACTTTGCCGGTTTCATCAGTTTGTTTCTCGAACTTTCCACCTTGCATGTACTGCCTAATAAATTCAGTATGCATTAAATTagaattgaattataaatgaCTTTTAACTTTTCACTTTCCTGATAAAATAGGCAGCAATTCCTATCAAGGCTGGCCAAACAAAACACGAACACAGACAATCTGTTAAACAACACATTTTGGGACTTTTGTTGAGGTGTTGACTATTCCAAGTCCAACTAAAGACTGTTCAAACACCGAGTAACGTTCTGCCTTTTATACCAATTTATAAAGGGTTGGGGGAACTGATAAAAGTTTATAGTCATGCTGACTATATTCGCACGCGTGGGAATTGGAAGAAGAAGCTGACAAAAAAGTATTTCGCATTGGTGCTTgatatagtataataaatacatatttgacaatacataattatatagaTACTTAACGCAGTACATTCTAGAACTTAATTGACTAAATATAGTAGATACTTTGTGAAACTACTAATCGAAGTATTCCAGTATCAGTAATACACGGTTAACTGGAGTAACTTCTCATAAACATATATCTGCTATTATTACCCTTAACGGCGCCTCtaactctctctgtctctttatCTTATAAAAAGCGTAAAAACCTAATCTATAAATAGAGAACAAGTTATCAAAATTTTATGGCTGGCGCTTTGGGTCACTAGTAAACGCAAGATAATTCCCATtcatatatatcaatatactatatatttatcaagctcgtatttatatattatcaatcaaatgtaaacaaatttgttcTTTGATGATactatagaaaataaatacatatattaaataaataatatattgagtacatatataaataagtgaATGCAATAcgttaaagaaataaatattaagtaacagaataataatttagtaatAAAATGGGATTCCACTGCTTGGCAGTCACTTCAGTCATTTCTCGCCCTCTTCCTATGGATTTCGCATCCTTTGCAGCTATTGAAACATCCATTGACTTGTATCTAATAAAGCCAGACAACTCaggaaaataatttaaagttgagttccattcaaatttaaataacagaAGCAAAAATTCTGGTTGTTGGTCCCTGAAAAATGATTAACATAAGCCTGTTTCATTCTTGTCGTAGATCATATTTGTTCTATCTTTTAATAGGCTCCCATATCAAAGCTCTTCAAACAACCACCGGACAATGCAGATAATTTGTTAAGCTTTCGGGGATGTCGTTCCAACAACAAACATCGAGCAGCGATTTATGAGTCAAACGGCATTAGATAGAAGTGCATAGTCATTGAGCTAGTTTCGATACATACCACGTAATAAGTTTAGAACATATTCAATTAATGATTCAATGGTTTATTAGAATCagttcatatatattataatatatgtttGACAATATATAGATAACTTATTCAGTGCTTTCTTGAATTAAATTCTCTGTGAAACTATGAAGCAACTAATACAGTTTAGGTGCTTTAGTTCATTTCTCGCAGTATAAATCAGGATCCAGAGCAGCATACAAAGTGGTTTGGGCACCACTCTTTGGTGATTTGACATACAgctatattaaaatgtttagtaAAATGCTGAAatcattaaaaagttaaagtcaaaataaatacatgagCCTACATAACTAGTATTTCACTTACCGTCCAATAAATGTTTGGAAAAATGGCATATGTCTACTGGATGCAGACAGTTGACAGTCACACCCGTTCCCTCTAAGCGTCTGGCCAATTCTCGGGTATACAACACGTTGGCTAATTTGCTTTAGTTGAAGGCGCTCTTTTCATCGTGGGAGCTCTCCCTGTTCAAATCATCCACATTGATTGTTCCTCGCGTGTGTACTCTGCTGGACACGATGACCACGCGACTAGGCGACGATTTCTGTTAGAGAAGTTAATTCACCATAATTCTTTGACGTTTAAGCTTAACGTTATGCTAAGGATGGGCTTACCTTAAGCAAGTTTACTAGAGAGTTGGTTAACAAAAAGTGGACCATATGATTGACGCCCAATTGTAGTTTAAATCCATCCTTAGTCAGCGTGGACAACGCATTACTCCTGCATTGTTAATGAGAATATCCAATCTGTTCTGTTAGGCTTTGAACCTAATTACGTAAGATGATTCTTTTAATATCTGCttttcattgaaatttattaagatTCGACTTACCCTGTCACAAAGTTTCGAACGGAATCAAGAGATGCCAAGTCCAATCCACGgaagaaaacattttgaattttggttTCTTTAATAATCTCTAATCGAGCTTGTTTCGTTTTCTTCTTATCTCTGCATGCCATATAGACAGTGTTGATCGGTACTATATATACCTTGAGATGCAGCTGAACACCGATGACGCCTCTGCCGAGCACATTTAGTTTACAGGTTTTAAATTCACCAAAGGTTTTGTTGTATGACTTGCACATAATATTGGTAAATCGTGATTTCGGAATTTTTCCAttgaaaattacaattattacaaTAAGAACTGCTACCAAGCTCAATACTCGACAAGCTGCTCCGACCATCGTTATTCCTATAATAGGTCGCTAAGCATTTTCCATTAAGCCTTCAAAAGCATATACTATGTTAATATGTCAAGCCCCGTTGATTTTGGCTATTGACCGACACATTATAtcgattttaatattaaattgcaattatataaaaaaaaatcatttcaaaataGAAGCATAGACCATTTGTGTGCCAAAAACAGAGACTCATCGACAAAAGAGTCGACAATGgctatatatagaaatatgtcTATCCGAAAAAGTGACtaactaataataatgcaaatttgaaaaattggctttttgtatatacaagaaataaatacatttatttaactaataaGTCAAAGTTTGTAgaacattttcttaaaaataagaCAGTTCTATAGCTCTATTTAGCTTTGGTCCACTTTTCGCTCTCCTCCCACAATCGCTTGGCGGAGTTCGCATCCTTCGCAGCTGCAGATACTTCCTTAGGCTTGCAGTCGCTGAAGTACAATCCAGTTACACCATTCAAATCAGGATCCAAAGCAGCATACAAAGTGGTTTGTGCGCCATTCTTGGGAGTCTTGAAGATCAGCCAGACTAATGGGCTCACCAAGAAGCTGTAAGCAATGTATAATCAATAATTGCCTAACGATAGCCACTTAATGTAACTTACAGAAAAATGGGgttattgaatattttcacATGCCTACCCAGTTCTGTTTCAATAACACCAGGATGCAGAGCATTAACAGTCACATTTGTTCCCTCCAAGCGTTTAGCCAACTCTCGAGTAAAGAGTATGTTGGCCAATTT encodes the following:
- the LOC133843496 gene encoding retinol dehydrogenase 14-like isoform X2 — encoded protein: MQGGKFEKQTDETGKVVIVTGSNTGIGKETVLELARRGATVYMACRDKSRAEQARLEVIRETKNQNIFFRELDLASLDSVRKFVDEFKKEQSKLDILINNAGIMLCPHMLTKEGFEMQLGVNHMGHFLLTNLLLDLLKKSLPSRIVNVSALAHVNGTINFDDLNSEKSYSPRKAYGQSKLANILFTRELAKRLEGTNVTVNALHPGVVETELSRHVKIFNNPIFRFLVSPLVWLIFKTAKNGAQTTLYAALDPDLNGVTGLYFSDCKPKEVSAAAKDANSAKRLWEESEKWTKAK
- the LOC133843496 gene encoding retinol dehydrogenase 13-like isoform X1 codes for the protein MCCLTDCLCSCFVWPALIGIAAYFIRKYMQGGKFEKQTDETGKVVIVTGSNTGIGKETVLELARRGATVYMACRDKSRAEQARLEVIRETKNQNIFFRELDLASLDSVRKFVDEFKKEQSKLDILINNAGIMLCPHMLTKEGFEMQLGVNHMGHFLLTNLLLDLLKKSLPSRIVNVSALAHVNGTINFDDLNSEKSYSPRKAYGQSKLANILFTRELAKRLEGTNVTVNALHPGVVETELSRHVKIFNNPIFRFLVSPLVWLIFKTAKNGAQTTLYAALDPDLNGVTGLYFSDCKPKEVSAAAKDANSAKRLWEESEKWTKAK